In one window of Gossypium hirsutum isolate 1008001.06 chromosome A01, Gossypium_hirsutum_v2.1, whole genome shotgun sequence DNA:
- the LOC107925491 gene encoding tubby-like F-box protein 8 → MSFRSIVRDVRDSFGSLSRRSFDVRLVGHHRGKSHGALHDLHDEPLVIQNSRWANLPHELLTDVIKRLEESESTWPARKSVVACASVCQSWRVICKDIVKCPEFCGKLTFPVSLKQPGPRDGIIQCFIKRDKSKLTYHLFLCLSPALLVENGKFLLSAQRTRRTTSTEYIISMNADNISRSSSSYIGKLRSNFLGTKFIIYDTQPAYTASSHVPPPGRTSRRFYSKKVSPKVPTGSYNIAQISYELNVLGTRGPRKMHCIMHSIPASALGVGGSVPGQPELLRHPLEDSFRSISFSKSLDHSVEFSSSRFSDVGVSHKDDGDGNMKPLILKNKAPRWHEQLQCWCLNFRGRVTVASVKNFQLIAATQPASSGPAPPDMDKVILQFGKVGKDMFTMDYRYPLSAFQAFAICLSSFDTKLACE, encoded by the exons ATGTCGTTCCGTAGCATAGTTCGTGATGTGAGGGATAGTTTTGGGAGCTTATCTAGGCGGAGTTTTGATGTTAGATTGGTGGGGCATCATAGAGGAAAATCTCATGGTGCTTTACATGATCTGCATGATGAGCCACTTGTAATTCAGAACAGCCGTTGGGCTAATCTCCCTCACGAGCTGCTTACTGATGTGATCAAGAGGTTGGAAGAGAGTGAGAGCACATGGCCTGCACGAAAGAGTGTTGTCGCATGTGCTTCAGTTTGCCAATCATGGAGAGTCATCTGCAAAGACATTGTTAAGTGTCCTGAATTCTGCGGGAAGCTTACTTTCCCGGTGTCTCTTAAGCAG CCCGGGCCACGTGATGGGATTATCCAGTGTTTCATAAAAAGGGATAAATCGAAACTGACATACCACCTCTTTCTGTGTCTTAGCCCTG CCTTACTTGTTGAAAATGGGAAATTCCTTCTTTCCGCACAAAGGACACGCAGGACTACTTCCACTGAGTATATAATTTCTATGAATGCTGACAACATTTCAAGATCAAGCAGCAGTTACATCGGGAAGCTGAG GTCAAACTTCCTTGGCACGAAATTCATAATATACGATACCCAGCCTGCCTATACTGCCTCTTCTCATGTTCCTCCACCAGGCCGAACGAGTCGAAGATTTTACTCCAAGAAAGTTTCCCCTAAAGTCCCTACGGGCAGCTATAACATAGCTCAGATTAGTTACGAATTAAACGTTCTTGGTACCAGAGGCCCACGGAAGATGCATTGTATTATGCATTCTATTCCGGCCTCAGCTCTTGGTGTAGGTGGTTCAGTCCCTGGCCAGCCAGAGCTTCTTCGTCACCCTTTGGAGGACTCATTCAGGAGCATTTCCTTTTCTAAGTCTCTTGATCATTCGGTCGAGTTTAGCAGCTCTCGATTTTCAGATGTTGGTGTGTCTCATAAAGATGATGGAGATGGGAATATGAAACCCTTGATCCTCAAAAACAAGGCCCCTCGATGGCATGAGCAATTACAGTGTTGGTGCCTGAATTTCCGTGGCCGGGTAACAGTTGCGTCGGTTAAGAACTTTCAGTTGATCGCTGCCACGCAACCAGCATCCAGTGGCCCTGCCCCACCCGATATGGATAAGGTAATCCTACAGTTTGGGAAGGTTGGCAAAGATATGTTCACCATGGATTATCGATATCCCCTATCAGCATTTCAGGCTTTTGCAATCTGCCTCAGCAGCTTTGACACGAAATTAGCTTGTgaataa
- the LOC107925466 gene encoding ABSCISIC ACID-INSENSITIVE 5-like protein 4, whose protein sequence is MASSKVITTTSQTNPDLPRQPSLCPSLSTLLADLQNQQNNQNQSQNGLGSMNMDDLLKNICSSPPPPPPTSDAHPQFAGVSISREGSFSLPKDVANKSVDEVWKDIVVGGDDQRQGNPPVGMTLEDFLTKAGAVREEDVRGVANQVGVGAGVYPVDPAVINGGGNHFSAFGNSGGVDHQRLVAVAGGGARGKRRAVEAPPLDKATQQKQRRMIKNRESAARSRERKQAYTVELESLVTQLEEEKARLLREEAELNKARFKQLMENLVPVVEKRRPPRVLRRVHSMQW, encoded by the exons ATGGCGTCCTCTAAGGTGATAACGACAACGTCACAGACCAATCCTGATCTGCCACGTCAGCCATCTCTATGCCCTTCGCTCTCCACTCTCCTCGCCGATCTTCAGAACCAACAAAACAATCAAAACCAATCCCAgaacggccttggttccatgaacATGGACGATCTGTTGAAAAACATCTGCTCCTCCCCACCTCCACCGCCACCTACTTCCGATGCACACCCGCAGTTTGCCGGCGTGTCCATCTCACGCGAAGGTAGTTTCTCGCTCCCGAAGGATGTGGCGAACAAGTCCGTCGACGAGGTTTGGAAGGACATCGTGGTCGGTGGCGACGATCAGAGACAGGGGAATCCACCGGTAGGTATGACTTTGGAGGATTTCTTGACGAAAGCTGGGGCGGTTAGGGAAGAGGATGTCAGGGGAGTTGCTAATCAGGTGGGAGTAGGTGCAGGGGTTTATCCTGTTGACCCGGCCGTTATCAACGGTGGTGGAAATCATTTTTCGGCTTTCGGAAACAGCGGTGGCGTTGATCATCAGAGGTTGGTGGCGGTGGCAGGTGGAGGCGCTAGAGGAAAGCGACGCGCCGTGGAGGCACCGCCTTTGGATAAAGCGACTCAGCAGAAACAGAGGAGGATGATAAAAAACAGAGAATCTGCAGCTAGATCCAGAGAACGCAAACAG GCTTACACGGTTGAATTGGAATCTCTGGTGACACAATTGGAAGAAGAAAAAGCCCGGTTGCTGAGAGAAGAG GCTGAGCTGAACAAGGCGAGGTTTAAGCAG CTGATGGAGAACCTGGTCCCGGTTGTGGAGAAACGAAGACCACCTCGAGTTCTTCGGCGAGTTCATTCTATGCAATGGTAA